One region of Polyodon spathula isolate WHYD16114869_AA unplaced genomic scaffold, ASM1765450v1 scaffolds_906, whole genome shotgun sequence genomic DNA includes:
- the spc24 gene encoding kinetochore protein Spc24: MSSLDEGLQALEEVHGALVSIISNDSAETLRKVADKQRLIWEHFDQTEKTASQLVSELLQAEASVAQKLIDAEEEKNRGLRELERLEEELLEAASRNHKLTQEVDFLQKELEALKETEKEMQRLQEEIDEDTTVVIPSAVYKAQLYHKVTKIKWDYGAEPHILRGVHYGADIATPINIDTSQQSETFISNYLWSLVSTEW, translated from the exons ATGTCGTCTCTAGATGAAGGGCTGCAGGCGCTGGAGGAGGTGCACGGTGCTCTGGTCAGCATCATTTCCAACGACTCGGCTGAGACTCTGAGGAAAGTCGCGGATAAACAGCGCCTGATCTGGGAGCACTTCGACCAGACGGAGAAGACCGCGTCCCAGCTTGTTTCTG AGCTGCTGCAGGCGGAGGCTAGCGTTGCTCAGAAGCTGATCGATGCGGAGGAGGAGAAGAACAGGGGTCTCAGAGAGCtggagagactggaggaggagctgctggagGCGGCATCCCGCAACCACAAACTCACGCAGGAAGTGGA TTTTCTCCAGAAGGAGCTGGAAGCGTTGAAAGAGACGGAGAAGGAAATGCAGCGCCTTCAGGAAGAGATCGACGAAGACACCACCGTGGTCATCCCGTCCGCAGT ATACAAGGCACAGCTTTACCACAAGGTGACAAAGATCAAGTGGGATTATGGGGCTGAGCCTCACATTCTCAGAGGAG TTCACTATGGAGCAGACATTGCAACCCCTATCAACATTGACACCAGCCAGCAGTCAGAGACCTTTATCAGCAATTACCTGTGGAGTTTGGTCAGCACAGAGTGGTAG